From the genome of Falco cherrug isolate bFalChe1 chromosome 10, bFalChe1.pri, whole genome shotgun sequence:
AGCCCATGTGCTAGACCCTGCCCGGGACGATGCGGTGCCATGGTGCAGGAGGAAGGGATGCTCAGCCGTGAGCAGGGGGCCGAGAGCCACGCCAACATGGGCAGTGGGGGTGGAGCGAGGGCAGACGGGGCTGATGGCCAAgccccctccttcctccatgAAATGCAAAGGGCCAGGAGGAGCAATGGGTGGAAGCAGGCCAGTTCTGACAGCATGGCTCCCTGGGCACATGTGGACCacgggcagctgcctggctgggcgATGCCGTGGCACAGCCCACAGTGcgatggctgtgctggggagcgcGTTGGGAGCGTGCCATGCCACCCTTCCAATGCTGAGCTCAGGCCTTGATGTgctggggtggcactggggcaggcaggggcagggagaggtgatATACACGGTCTAGAAGATGGACGCTGGAACTTATATATGCACTGCGGGGCTGGAACAAAGCAACTAAAGTAGGCCTCCTACAGGAACAGACGGTCAGTTCTGCAAAGCacaagggagggagggagggtcCAGTGGGCAGGGGGGGCCTCCACTGGGCACACAAAGCTGGGGCGCAACATGGCCCGTGGTACCGCGGGTGGCAGCAAGCAGTGGGGCACCCACCCGCACGGGGCCAGTGGGGACGGGGACCACCATGTGTGGGCATATGCCTTGGCCCTGGTCCCAGCAATGCCCCCTGGCACGGACACGGTCCTGCTCCCACACCGAGCCCTGGCACCGCTGCGCCACATGGCTGGGGAAGAAACCCAGCCGGCAGTGGccggcaggaggaggaggtggtgggggtTGGTGGGCAACACGGGGCGGTGGGGCCAGTCTCTGGCAGGGGGCACGGGACCCTCGACAGCTCTGCTGAGtccggggcagcggggggctcCGGTGTCCCCCCGACACCACCCGCCTACAGCACACAGGAGACGTCTGCCGAGCGCTTCTTCAGCTCCTTCCCGgctttgtggtggtggtggtggtggtgcgcgtgggctgagcctggcacagcagggtCTGGCATTGGGACTCCCCGCAGCTGGGTGTCCTGGGGGTGCCCCGTGCCCCCCGCTGCCTCCACCCGCAGGTACGCCTTCACCTTGTGGTGCCGTGCCTTGCCGTCGCTGGAGTCGATCACCCGGCACTCGTACGTCCCCTCATCCTCCAGCTTCACCCGCGACAGCCGCAGCTTGTGGGAGATGTTGCTGCCAACCACCTTCACCACCTGTGGCGAGGCAGACAGGGGGTCAGCTggcccccgggacccccccagcTCAGTGCCACCCCTGACCGCGTGCCGCCACGCCGCGTGCTGGGGAGGACATGGCAAAGGTGGGCAGTCAGCATGAGGGGaccccggccccagccccagaCCACGGGGTGATGGAGTCCCTGGCGTGCGCCTGGCCGCGTGGGGCTTGCAGATCGATGCAGAACCACGCTGGCTAATTAGCTTTTCTACCAAATTGATTCGCTCTCAGTATTTATCACCCAATGAAATTTAAGACTTACTCACTAGCCATAGCCGCGGCTGCTGTTGGGCTGGGTCaataaatcagatttataaCCCACCCCGAGgcccctggctctgttcccTATAATCACACTGGATGGCAAAGGCCATTTTTCTACTTGCCGCTGCATTTGTTAGCTGAAGATTTTATGGTGTTTAGAAACGGGGCTGGGAGCCGCAACCAAAGGAAGCAAACTCCCAGCCCAAAAGCAAAGGAGGCAGCGCCGAAATGCGAGCAGCAGCACCGggaccaccacccccacccaccccccgctccgcgcaggcagccagcacctgcacatgcacacacacatgcatgcccATACCAGCACATGCAAGCACACATGAGCACACGCAAGCAGGTGCGTTCGACTGCCCCGCACACCATGGGCTGCTGAGAGGCAGCCGGTGGCCACAGCCACCCCAAAGGGCGGCTCTggggctgctcagagcccctgCGCAGCCGTGAGCATCGATCCTGCAGCACGAGGAGTGGGGGTCTGGGGGGACAGGATGAAGCAGGCTCCCAGCTGCACCCGTGATGGGGCagacaggggctggggggctgcacataggggctgtggggcaggagggagatgaGCTGCCAGGCCTGGTGCGAGCATGCCTGGGTGCTGAGGCTGTCACAGGAAAggagcttcagaaaaaaaacctccattGTGTCAGAAGAGCAAGAAGTCACTTACTGAAATTAATGGCTGGGAAATTTAGaactaataaaagaaaaaccccaattTGCTGGTGCCGCCAGTGGCCATGCAGCCGCTGCCCAGCAGGTCACTGAGCCTCAGCCTGCGGCTCGGTTATCAGCGGGAGGGATAATTTTATGACGGGTCATAACGCTCATGGCTTcgcaggctggggcagggcagcgaCGGCCTGCGCTGCCCATGGGAACGGGGCAGACACCCCGGGCCAGGCCGGGACGGCCAGGCAGCCGCAGCGGTGCCCAGCATCAGCTCAGCCCTGCAATACGCTGCAAGGAAttcaaggggggaaaaaataaacccagaccCATGGTGTTTGCTACCGTATGGCAAAGGGCAGCAGCGGTTTCCCTCTCCACATCCCTGCAACGTGCGGTGgctccaggcagagctggtgctggcacTTCCAGCACCAGCTGTGTTTTGGTGGATAAAAAAGTGGCCAAGGGGTGCCTGGCACGGTGGTTTCTGCGTATGATTTACATCATTGATGCTGCTGTTTGTTCCCAGTCAATTGCCACTGTGGCTGTAACGCACGTTTTATCAGAACCACTCGTGGTAGTGTCTCACCTGTGTTCATTTACCTTCTCCATCCTGTAAACAATTAATAATCAaggacatttaaaataacaacaccacaccaaaaaaagggTTTGAAACTCAAGCCTCTCTCTGCTGGCTTGATCTGGAGGAGGCGGCAGAAGCATCGCACCCTGAGCGCTTCAAAATAAATCCTGGTTACACATGCGCATGCATCGATTTCATTCCAGTGTGCAATTAACTGCCTAATTATGCTGAAAAATGCAATGGCCAAGCTGAGCAGGAGCACTGGCCCCAGGATGGCTCCACAGCCCCGGCCCCTGCCTCAGCCCCTCCGCCACCCTGTGCGGCTGCGCTGGCTGTGCCGCAGAACCTGCCTTACCTTGGCTCTAACACGGCACCAGTCCCTGGCCGCGCGTCCCTGCCCAGCGCAGGATTTggcccccagctgctggctggcatCAGGCACCGGGACCCCAGCATCCTCACAGCAGGGTGCAAAGCGCTGtgcctgggagcagggctggggtgggacgGGGGTGACCAGCAGCCCTCTGAGCCGTGCAGTGTCCTGCAAAGCTTCccaccagctctggctgcccGCAGTGGGCAGCACCATCCCCCGCACTGGCAGCACCCGGgctccagccactgcagcaccagccccagcGCTTTGCTGCTCATGGGGCAGCAAGCCACAGCACCCCGCTGAGGGACCGATCCTGAAGGCGCTGGGGGTTGGCCGCAGGTTGTGGGCACATCACAGTGCCCATCACAGGACTGGTGACCAGCAGGGCTGAAACCTCAAGGAGCTGACATGAACAGATAAAAAGCGGTATGTCCCCATGGGGGACTCATAACTGGCAAGAGAATCTACCCACACCGATCCCCACAGATGGGCAGTGAGAGGCCATGTGCTTCATCGTGAAATTTTCTGGTGTTTTACCCCTTGTAGCTGCCTCTGCCATTTCCCAGGGATGACAGTCAGGCAGAGGGACCGATCctgggcaccagcagcacccagccctgagGAGTCATGGGCCATGGCAAGCCCGTTCCCCCTTGCTCACTCAGCAAAGGGTCaatggaagaagcagaagaggcTGCCAGGACAGTGGGGACAGCGGGAGCGCTTCCCGATATTGCTCCGGTTCTGTGGCACTCCCAAACGCAGAGCCCCCCGAGGTGGGGAGGGCCAGCAGCGGGGAAGGGGGCACACACCTGACAGCGGGGAGCCAAAAGCGTTGATTTTATTTAACTGATTAGTGTCTCCTCATTCTGTTCACGTGAGCCTAAATGGTTTTGGGATGCTAATCCAGTGAGtaaattagattattttctcCTTAGCATAAACACGTCCCTCAGATGCCGACAGGAGAGCCAGACGGGGCTGAtgggccaggctgtgccacTCAGCCTGGACaggggggagctgcccccctgctccagtgttgcCAGCGcagccccccacctcccagGATGCCTCGTTGGGGGCACCCAGAGACACAGACCCCCGAGaccctcccaccaccccagctctgTGCAATGCTGAGTGCTGGCGTCGCAGGCATCGACCGGAGCCCCTGCAAGAGCCCTTATCCAAACTCACGCTTATTTTTGTCGCGTCCTTCCCAGGCTCCTCCTGCGGCGATGCTTTCAGCTGTTGGAaagagagggatggagggggagaccagagagggaagagaaattgtcagctgggctgggacgagGCAGGAGCCCACCggacccctgcccacccccgAGATGGCTGCCCCAAGCAaggaggtgggaggagagggctgCTCGGCCCCAGCAAACGGGAGCCAGCCGgggcagcaggaaggggagggaatGGCAGCACGAGAGTGCCACAGGGGTGCTCCATCAGCGGGTGGTCCCCGTGACCcggggctggggacagagccccgctccctgcagcagcatcactgcagcagTGACCCCTGTTCCCAGCCACCCTGGCCCCTTCACAGCCAGCACCTGCCCCGCTTGCCATAGACGTTCCCAAATCAGCTGGCAAACTGGGCAGCAGCCTGTGACCCCttcagcagccacaggcagtACTGGGGCACAGGCGCCCAggctccctgctgtgccatgCAGCCCGCTCCCATGCCCACTCCTCACACCGGGcatccccaccaccctgcagccccgTAGCCCCCTCGGCCCCGCAACAGTGCTCCCAAGCTGCAGCACTTCTCTAATGCTTCTCTCAATTTATGGTAATGCCgggagcagctctgccaaaGACACAATAATAAAGGCTCATTAAAATACCTAAAGCTGCCTTCCCATTATTTGGCCCTTATCTCTGTGcgaacagaaagagaaataaagagacAGCTGTTTGCTGAGACCGATACACACGGAAATGGGGAAAACAAGAGAGGGCTGGAGGTGCAGATGATGCAGGGGTGGGATGGATGCAAGGGGACGATGATGAGATGGGAGAAGGCACAAACACAAAGACAAAGCCTCTGCCTGGGATCAGTCCCAGGGGAAGGGCCACGTGGCCCCCGTGGCTAGCTGGTAAGGGTGGCCAGGACAGCCCAGCCTCGCCAGCCCCATGACCCAGAGCATCCTCAGTGCAGCTGGACACTGTGCACCCCATGTGTGGTCCTGCACTGCGGGACCCCCAGGTTCCACTCTGCCCATGAGCGTGGAACGGGGTGAGACCCTGCTGTTTGCATGTCGGGTCAGTGCTAGaatgctgctgcaggaccccCCACCCCTGAGCCCCAGCTGCAAGCGCAGCCCCCCAGGCAAGCGCAGGGGAATGctctgcctctggctgctgctgccggagGGGGAGGATGAGGGGTGTTACCTGGTTGGAAGCCCATGTCTGTTTGTCTGTCCAGTCCTTGTGGTTGCGGACGTACCACCACTGTATCTCAAGGGAGTAGGAAGGGGAGCCACTGCCTCGGAAGGAGCACGCCATCTCCACGTCCTCACCTGCCTGGGCCGTCATGTCGTGGGGGGTCTCCGTGAAGAGGGCTGCAGGAGACAGAGCGAGGGCTGCGGGCGCCTGCAGGGACATGCCACCACCCCAGCACAGGACATGCCACCACCCCAGCACGGGACATGCCACCACCCCAGCATGGAACAATGCCACCAGCCACACCAGCAGGGTTCCTGGGAGTACCTGGACCCTTCCCTGGCCATAACCTATATCCAGATGTCCCTCACCCACCCCagtgccccctccccagtccGGGAAGAGCTGCCtggcccctccagcccctggcCCTTTGCAAAGAGCagtgggaggaaagggagacaGCAGGAGCCTCTGCCCCCCCAAGTGCCACGCCATCCCCCAGGACCTCTGCCTGAGTGAGCACGGGACCCCACGCTCCTCCAAggtgtaataaataaataaagcatgaTCGCATCTCCACTTAGATCAGAgcataaatgaaaagcaaatcctTGTTTAATGCGGCCCCCAAACAGTCTCCCACATGCCATATGGTTTGCTTTCCTCGCTCAAAACAAATATTGTTCAGAGATGTAATTAGAATTCTTTTCATCTCCTCTGGAGAGATTATTGTTCCTCTGTAAAGACGGCCCCAGCATGCAGGTCACCAGCAAATATTATTGCCACAATCTACGGCGTCTTCTCCCTGGCAtagcatggcacagcacggcatggcacggcatggcacagaGGCTGAGCCCCCAACACTGGCATGGCCaggcccagggctgccagctgccctgtgctcccCTGGCCACCATTTTGGCCACAGAGATGTCAGGAcatgcaggcaggggctgcagggcacggGGCCAcctgccctgtccccactgcCCAAGGAGCATCGCTTcggggccagcagcagcactgggatgAACCAGGTCCAGCTGgaatctgctccagcatggggccAGCCggcagcctgtccctgccctgccatgAGCTGTGGCACGTGGTGCCTGGCCCAGGCAGGTCACAGAGGTGGATCAGGGTCCCGCTGTATCTGTGCCGGGTGCCCtgtgaccccccccccccccgccccaccatCTTCCCCGGCCACCCTGTGCTGCCGGCACTGCCAGCTCACAGCCACCATGCAGGTCCCTCCGGTGCCACCGGAGCCCCCCCAGGACACACACCCTGTcaggagcagctcccagctccccggAGCCTCTCATCAAGCCCTCATCCCCTCTGAAAACGAATTATTATCAGCCCAGATGGAAAAGTTAATACCTTTAATATCTCCCCGTCCCTTTGGACACATGGAAATCCCATATACTTATCACTTTCCTTTAATCCATCTTAGCAGGGGAACTGAGGGAAATACCCAGCATAAGGGTTTAACAAGCCTGGGTCTCCCGGTGGGgttcccagcacagctcctgcaccCCTGTTTGCCCAGGAGCCGggcaccagcactgctcaggCTCTGTGCCAGAGAGCAGAGGGAATCCCAGGCTGGGGTGCAGCTCCAGTGGTCCAAGGTTGTGGGAAGAGCAGGAGAGTGGTGCTGCCCGGCATCATCTGCTCTTTGGCACATGGCAAAGGGCTCATCGTGCTCCTGCcgcagcagtgccagggccgTAATGTCCAGCCATTCGCCAACACTTGCCCACCCATTCCAGAGCCGTGGCCCAGGATCAGGCTTTTGCTCCACAGGATTCCTGATGGCAAGAGCGATGGCCAGAGAGGGTCCCAGCAGAGCCGGCACCAGCCCCCCGGGACCCTGCAGTCCTGGCTGGGCACatggagcagaggcaggggtGACGGCCTGAGGGCTCCAGCCATGTCCAAATTACTGTGAACACAATTAAAATCTGCTCTCACAGACGGGAATTTGGCAGATGAGTGGAGAAAAGGCTTGATTGAAGCAAGCGTCGCCTTTCTTTCAGATTTAATTGGGAAGCGTATGTATTAATTAACCCCGGGGCTCGGCCACCTCAAAGTGCATCCAAAGGAGGGCAAGTCCCGCTGACAGGGGCCCAGcggcagccccctcccacagcatccctgggacCGTAGAGCCCACTGCTGTCTCCGAcccctccccatctccctgcaCAGCAGTTGTGAGTGACAAGCTGGGAACTCCCAAGAGAGCCTAGAAACCATCCCGGGAAAGGGATGGATGGGCAGAAGGGAAGGTGAGGCcggtccctccctccctgcacaTCCCGGCCCTCCGTCCCCTTCTTCTGCCCCACTGCCTGCCCCCGCCACCCAGCCTCCCACCCATGGCCCCGCTAAGGGGAGGGGGCTCCAGTACCCCCATGCCAAGGAACAGCTGCGCAGCTCACAtccacagggtgctgggctgctctgccccgccccccccccccccccgtcccagccccagcagtcACCCCCGGGACACCCCAGACAAGGGGCAAGCCAGGCCACCACCAGCACAGTCCCCAGCCCCAGAATCACAGCAGGACAGTCCCACGTGGCACCGCAAGAGCAGAATGCAGTTGATGGCGcaggagaggtgccaggacagcAGGCTGAGCCTCGCAGCAGCCAGAAACAGCGGCAGGaacagggacagcacagcagaggggatGTGAGATGAGAGACAACGGATGGATGGACAGAGGCACTCCGGGTGATGGGTCAGTGACAGGAAAGATGCCACAGGGACAGTTCATCTCTCCTGTCTGTGCCAAAACATGAGGGAGGGGGTGTCTGACGGACGGGACAGCAGCGCCTGGGGGGCAGTGAAGCCCTTTCTTTACAAGAGCCGCCTGGAAGAGCCGAGGCTGGGCCGCTGGGGACAGGGTGCCTTGGTGGGGCGAGAAGGAGGCAGAAGCATCTCAGGGCTCAGAGTCTGCAGGAACAAGTGACCAGCATCATCAAGTCACCCCTTTGCTGGGGATCACATCCCTTGGTCTGTCTGGTCCGTACTCGCGTGTGCAGCCTTTGCATGGGGCGGGTGGTCAGCACTGGGTGGGCCATGGAGCCGGTGGGAATCCAAGAGCTCAGAcgtttgcagagctgctgaacCCCAGCACGAGCGCTCGATCGTGCTCTGGCAGGGCGTGCTAAAATCCACCCCGGCACTGAGCTGAGGTGCAGCTCCCTGGCCAGCCCAGCCATGGCTCAGCcctgtgcaggctgcagccagagccccGGCACAGCACCCTCCCTCCCGCGCACCGCACCGTGGCTGGGCGCCCGAGCCGTGGCCAGATCaagccccctgccccaagcGGCAGCAGGCACCGAAgcgcagggcaggagcagcaacTCCCTgtggctccagcagcaccatgTGCCCTCCCCGATGGATGCCGTGAATCCCAGCCACCTGGGCAGAGGCGTGTTGGTGGGGACAGGTGTCACTGcaccctccagccccagccctgcagctctgcagggagccaggcagAGGAGATCCAGGGCCTGCGGCAGCCCCCAGCCATGCGCAGCCCCCACAGGGTGCATGGGGGTGGCTGAGTTGCCTGTCCCCCGCTCCTACCCAcactgctggcagggacaggggagaGCCGAGCTGCTGGAGTCGacc
Proteins encoded in this window:
- the VSTM2L gene encoding V-set and transmembrane domain-containing protein 2-like protein, with the translated sequence MGALALALGIFHYLGLYLQLGAASRHPPWDAPAAGSALFTETPHDMTAQAGEDVEMACSFRGSGSPSYSLEIQWWYVRNHKDWTDKQTWASNQLKASPQEEPGKDATKISVVKVVGSNISHKLRLSRVKLEDEGTYECRVIDSSDGKARHHKVKAYLRVEAAGGTGHPQDTQLRGVPMPDPAVPGSAHAHHHHHHHKAGKELKKRSADVSCVL